CGTATAGCAAGATATTAAACAAACAATCCATTGTCTTTTAAAAAATCCCAGGCTTCTCCACTCGAGCGAAACATTTCTTCAGAACCATCTTGCAGAATGATTCTAAAACGAGCAGGATAATGAAGAGATGGCTTTAAACCTTTGTTAAAACGTTCCAAAATAACCCCTTTGAATTTAGCATGCTCATTCATGACCTCAGGTGAAAAGTCCTCGACAATCCTGATCTTCGATGAGATTCACAAATTAAACTTCCCTTTTTTTTGAAATTCATGAAAACCAATTATAACTGATCTGGGCTTGGCTCCCAGAGGTGGTCTCGAGACGGGCGATCTATGAGCTCGATCAATCATAGGTGCAGAcggtaagatttttttttaaaaattgtaccaAACAGCTTGCAAAGAATTCAGTAGGCTGATCACCTTCTGTTAACTCTTCAAGACCCAGAATTTGTAGgttatttcttctgcttctgttttctaaatcaataatcttctgtcttaattTCTCATTAGGTTTAGATTGCTTTTGCAGGTCATCCATTCTTGCATCCAAAATCAGAGTTTCTTCATTCTCTTCTATTCATTTACCATGCTCAGTTAAAGTTTTtttgaatagaatccaattttGCGTCCATTAGTTTAAATTCAGATCTAAGTTGTTGGAACTTGTTGGAAGATTCTTTCGTGTTTTTGAAGCAAATCCATTATATAATCCAAAGAAGCAGGAGCATCTTCTTTCTTAGTACCTGTGGTACTCCTCATAATCATAGTTCTAAAAAAATCACTTTTAAAAGTGAGGTTTCAAAACAGATTGAAAACAGTAAAGTAAGTGAGATAGGAGTGACTGCAAGAAGCTGTTACTTCATTCACAACCAGCAGGAGAAttctcctcaccactgattcaacctgcaaactaaccctaagggaattctgcacaaggattcccaaatccTTTGCACTTcgggtttttgaattttctccctttttagaaaagtctacacttttattccttgtCTTAAAGGGCATGATCATGCAGttcacaacactgtattccatctgccacttctttgcctattctcctaatctgtctgagtccttctgcatcctcccTGCAAGCCCAAAACTACCAGTCTCTCCTCCTttcttcctatcatctgcaagcttggccacaaagccatcaattccatcatccaaatcactgacatataacgtaaaaagaattggtgcCAACACAGACCATTTGTGGAGCatcgctagtcactggcagccaatcagaaaaagccctctttattcccactctttacctcctgccaaccAACCAATGTTCTATACATTCTagtttctttcctgcaatacAATGGACTCTTAACAAGATTGAGGTGTggccccttgtcaaaggccttctgaaaatacaaataagcaacatccactgattctcattTGTCTAACCTgctggtaatttcctcaaaactaaAATACAGTTATGATTCCTGAACCAGAGAATGAGAAACCCAAATTATATTGATTATTGTAAGTTATATTTCATAGAATTTAATCAACAGGATGAGAAAATAAGTATAACACACAATGAAATAATTCAGTAACAGTACTTTTTGGATGGTCAAAAAAGTAAAAATGTCATGCGAAAATTATTGGCAATTATTTGAGACCTGATGTATACTGAAGCAAAGAAATAGCTATGAAAACATATTCTTCTTATTGTCAGAAATTCctactgttagagattgtaggcacagcaacaggcccttccagcccaaggaGCTACAGCAGCGCAGTTGgtcccatgtgactaattaaccaacTGTATGTCTTCcaaatctgggaggaaaccagagcatccagcggaaacccatgcagtcactggaagaaagcacagcctccttatggacagcagtgAAATTGAACAGAGGCATTTGCACTGCAAAGCCTTATTCTAACCACTGTGCTGCTGTGATGGCCCCACTGATTCTCATAAAATATTAAAGTCAGGAGACTGGCTTCACTCACACCATTCAGCCTGGAATTTATGGACCAATGCACCAAACCACAATACAAAGGCAGTCAACTGTAAACACCTTACTACTGTCTGAGTCAGCAACACCACCAGCATCATCTGACATGACCCTTCTGTTCACTTTACCTATAAACATTTCCTCTAGTCATTAAataccaaaattaaatttggaaataAAATCTAAATGTGCTCCCCAGAGGAACATGTTCTATGAATGGCAATATCACAGTCAGAATCCATTATTGCAATCAAAATTACGACTGAACTTTTTTTGACAAACCTATCACACTACTCCATGGACTGATTCATTCATTTAGAAaagttatttaaaattaattagcATTGACTACAGAAACCCAATGAATCaggaacaaaaacagaaaatgaaaatttgTTAAACTTTTAGTATGCAAGCAATATTTCATATCAATCCTATGCAAAAAACACTAGGTGATTTTGATTAATTAGTTATGAACTCTGTTTCATATAATTGATGAATGGAAAAGCACAAGTTGGTGAATGCCAATGTTTATGTGGATATTTGATTATGCATGCGTGGAGTGAGAATACTCAATTGAACATAATGCAATGAGAGGTGTTCAAAGAGACGATAGTGAAAGCTTATTGAAATTAAAAGGTCAAAGGTTCAGGACTGCCACAACTGGAACTTTATAGATGTGGAGGGATGAGGAGAGCTCAATGGAGCAAAGAGATGGGACATTACTTCATGTGCTGAGATATGAACACAGGAAAATCTGGAGATGAATCAAACACAGAAGTTTGAAGTCCAATTAAAATTtcttttcaaagtacatttatgtcactgtatactaccTGCAGGCATTCAGAGcagaagaaagaaataaaataaatgaaaatctacacacaaagactgacaagcaactaaTCTGCAAAAACGATAAACTGTACAAATACGAATAATTATCATAGTAGAAAATCAGCAGAAGCTGAAGATAGAAAGCAacataaaaaatgctggaggaactcaacaaatcatgcagcatctgtagtaaagaataaacagtcaacattcagGTCATGTCCCATCTTTAGGACTGGAATGCAAGGGGATGgtaccagaataaaaatgtgggggagGGCAAAGAGGACAACttgaaggtgataagtgaagccacgTGCATAGGAAATATAAAGGGCAGGAAGGGATgtgagtggaccattggagaacagaaaggaagagggggacctagtgggaggtgataggcaggtgagaagaggtaagagtccagagtagggaatagaaatatgggggggggggggggtgaagaagaGGGcagttttttgtttgtttgttttttaaacCAGAAGGAGGATTCGACAGTATATTGAAACTGGAAGCtccccaaatggaatataatctGGAAACATATCTGTGACCCTGAAGTCTTTATGAATTTATAACACTTCTAAAATGCAATGTGACAAAATGGAATCTGTGTGATCCTAGTGTGCTTTTCTGGCCCTTTTCGTTTGTTTGGACGGAACTCTTGCAACCAGCATGTGTGTTCTATGGCAGGAAACGTTATGACAGCAGAGAAAAACAGGACACAGATATCACAAGGGTAGGACAGCTCAAAAGACAACGTGGACTCACCTAAAACGGATGCAGTTTATGAAGCAATGAAATTAAGGATGAATTACTGGACTCTGTAATtgtctaaaaatgttttgttttgaGCTGTAAGAATGAAGCTACCCACATTTGAGAATAGACTTTCCTTTACAAGTAACAAATGTGCATACAAATTGTTCCACACTGACATTGATGTACTGTATTTCAGAAGACCTAGCTGAATGGAACCTGACAATATGATATTGCTCATCCACACCGAGGgacaatgaagggtctcggactgaaacgtcaattgtttactcttttccatagatgctaccatgcctgctgagttactccagcattttgaaagTGTTTTATATGAGTTTGACAGttcactaccctgagattcgttgtcttgtggacattcacaatAGTTACACAGTCACTAACAGATGCCAGCTCACTCTGTTAAACAACACACAGTTCATTAAGGATAACTATTGAAGGGATAGGTCACATGTGCAACAGCTACACACAAGCCTGTTATTGAGGCAGTAAGCATGCTTTTGGGAGCCCAtttatttccaaaaaaaaaaaaaacaacataatTTAAAAATAGCTTCTAAAATAGGTTTAGATTTTGGTTTGTTTAATTGAATGtaacagagttcacaccacgttAGAATCCCAGAAGACCATTCCATTGCATATAAGAAAGGTCCTGTCGAACTAGACTGATAACTTTCAGACAGTACCTGATGGGCAACCCTCCTTGACACATAACATGGGTTATCCAGTTATCTTTGTGTTTGAAAGCATCTACTACCCTATTCTTGCAGCAGTTGGCATTACAGGTAAGGAAAAGGATCCAGCTGATGTGCATAATTTTTGGAATGTCCTGTAAacttttatttttcttctcttgCATTGCAGCATGCAAATATTCTTTTTTATAGAAGGGAGGTTGAGAGTATGTGTGTCAGGCAGGTGGAGAGGGGCAAGCAGAGATGTGTAACAAGCATGATGTACTTCCACCAGATGCAGTAAGATGCCACCACCGGATGCACCTTTCCTTCCTTTCACCATCTGGAAGTACCGTTCCTCCTCTGACTCCCTGGTTCACTCATCCATCTCCACCAACCACCACTGCCTTGCTCAGCACTGTTTTATACAACCACATCACCTTCCCTTTGCCTCTTCTGTTCCCACCATTCAGGTGTCCAAGCACTTCTTCTGAATGAGGCAATAATGTCCCTGTATTCGTTCCACATTGGTGAAGTATTTACAGTGTTCATAGCTTAGATTCCTTGATCAACAAATGTAAATTACATCACTGTTGTGTCATAATGGCATAGTTATTAGAGCTGCTGTTTCACAGCTTTAATTACCCAGGTTCAACTCTGACTTCAAATGCCAATTGTTAAGAGTTTGAACGTACTCCATTGCATTTTTCCCCCCCAAGAGCTCCAGTTTCCTTACACCTGAAGGAGTTTTGGATTCGTGTGCTAATTGGTCACGGAATTACACTTCGTGCTCAGTGACTTGTAGCATCTTGGATCAGTTcatgggaacatgaggagaataaAAAGAGATTGGTGTAAAGACGTCAGCACAGACTTGGTGATGCGCTAGATATCTGATTGTGTGTGAGTATTTTGAGGAAAACCTCCACGAGGATAATCTTAAGAATCCATCTGACTGCTACTCCCActcagatctttctgtttctttgtttttctcttactcactcacactcactcattaACTTCTTACACTGCCCCAATTAATAAAAATGTAACCTAAAGGAAATGTATTTTCTGGAAGATGTGGCAGATCATAGGGCTCAATATTCAACTGAAGAATTTCATATAACCAGCCAATCCAGTTTTCTGTCAGTTCTGATGCAAGGTCAGTGACATCTAAATTTACCACAATGGATGTCTTTTGATCTGCGGATTAATTTCAGCAGTATCGTGTTTGCCTGGTAGGGGTTGGGATTTTCAGGAAATGTAATGTTTTCCTTCTTACAGTTCCAATATCCTTTAATACGGTGTTTTCATTCAACCCCCACCCCTCAAGCAGATCAACTGTTAGTAATAATCCTTTGCTATCCTTTCCCAGACAACAAAAACATTCAGCTTATGTTGAATTTTCTGTTCTTCATCTTATTAAGAAGCTTTATAATTCAAAATTTCTATTTACCCTGGCACTGGTTTATTTGCAGAGTCTGGTGATAACTTTGTTTTCCGTTCtgttgcagttaacctggtggcgatcaTAATCCTGTGCCGGGGAaattgcggactctccaaatgtatcactcacTATTTGGTTGCCATGGCAatggcggatctaatggtggtgattgtTGAAGTCATACTGAAACGAATCAACAACATTTATTTGCCGATAAACGTTTTGTTCATCACTCCGGTCTGCGCCACGATACTTGTCACAAAGATTGCAGCCCtcgattgctctgtttggttcacggtcgctTTTACCtttgatcgctttgtggccatttgctgtcagaaactCAGACCAAGGTACTGTACCAAGAGGATAGCAAGTGTAGTTATAGCCACCGTGTGCACGCTGGCTTTTTTGAGGTGCGTCCCGCTTTACCTTATTTTTAAACCAAGATATGTGATTAACAATATTCCATATTTCTGCATTGCAATTGCTGCCTACTATACCTCACCCCTGTGGGCGGCTTACGAGTCATTCGACAGTGTAGTAACTCCTTTGATACCAATCGTTCTCATCCTTTTGTTCAATGCCCTTACAGTCAAACATATTATAAAGTCCAATAAAACCCGTAGGGCGCTTGTGAGTAACCGCGATAATCGCAATGATCCTGAGAGTGAGAACCGTAAGAAGTCTATGATTTTGCTCTTCACTCTATCTGGCAACTTCATCCTCCTCTGGACTCCATATTTTATACATTCTCTAAAATGGCGAGTGAGAAACCACAATTACCAGGACAAGTATCACAGCGATCCCATATACATCAACCAGCAAACAGGATTCATGTTACAActactcagttcctgcaccaactcttGCATCTATGGACTGACGCAGAGGaagttcagacaggagctgaaaaATGGGGTGAAGTATCTGGTCACATTGAATGGGAAACTATGTAAATAGAAAACAACTGACATAAAGCTGTATCAAATATTGCAGATTTTATTCTCTCTTGCAGATTATTTGAGGATGGCACCGTAATGTAGTATTTAGCACAATATCCACTtatatgggttcaattcccgacgTTGACTGTAAAGACTAAGTTTGCTCTCCCTACGCgcatatgggtttcctctaggtgctccagtttcctcccacatttcaaagatgtacagttaaggTTAGTGACCATGCTATGTTGTGGCCAGAATCACAATGGCACTTACGGGCTGCACCCAGCAacatcttcggactgtgttgCTCGTTGATGccaaacaacacatttctctGTCAGTTTTGATGGACAAGTTACCAAAATGCAATGCAACCCAATCAACTGTAAACACCCCACTAATGTCTGAGTGAGCAACACCACCTAAATTATCTGAGACAGACCTTCTGTTCACTTTACCTGTAAAAATTCTTCTAGTCATTAAATTCAAAACTACATATGGGAAAGAAATCAAAATGTGCTACCAAGAGGAACCAAGGTACAGCATGTTCTATGAATGGCAATATATCACACCAAACACTCAGAATCCGTTGCTGCAACGTATATTATGGCTGAACTTTGCTATCGCCAGATCTATCGCACTAATCCATGGGCTGATTCTTAAATCTagaaaaattttaaaataattagcaTTGACTAGTGAATCCCAGTGAATCGGGAACAAAACATTTTGTATGCACTAGAAACAAAACCAGAGAAGGAATAAATTGGTAAACTTTTAGTAATATTTCATATCAATCACATGCAAAGAACACTACAGAATAGCTGGGTGCTTTTTTAGTAATTAGTTATGAACACTGCACCATGTAATAGACTAACGTAAAAGTATTAAGTAGACCCAATGCCAATGTTATCAGGAGGATATTTGGATATGCAAGTGCGGACTGAGAGTAGTCATTTGAATGTAATGCAATGGAAGGTGTTCAAAGAGGTAGTGAAAGTTCATTGAAATTAAAGGTGAAGGGGTGGGGAACTGCCACAACTGGACCTCTGTAGATATATTGGATaaggaaagcagagagttgggacacTACTTCAGGTACCAAGAAATTAACACAGGAGCAGCTTGGATATGTATGAAATGTgcaaaagatcaaagttcaaagaaaatttattgtcaaagttcaTATGTTGCTAGCCGGTGGTGTGGTGGCATCAGAACCAAATTTCGACGTGAatggtcccgagttcaaatctgcctggctccttgcatgcttttcaTTCGAGCtgagttgagtgtcgagctagcaactcagcctcttAAAAAAGATACTATGGAAGCAGTAAAAATGCCGCCTAATGTACCACAAGGCATGAAAAGGTACAGTAACAACAATGTACATGTCAACATATACCACACTGATACACCCTCTATGCAGCTGGGCCACCTATGGTGCTGTGATCTTGGCTCTGATCGGAGACACTCACCCCCAGCATTTTCCAACACAGAGGAGAAGTCTGGGGCCAGATATCCTCGGTGGTTTCCCTGACTGCAAACGATGTCACCCAGTCCTCAAGGATTGACTCAGAATTCCCACGTTCGGTAACACCTGGAGTGAGTTCACTTGCCACACTTTGAATTTAGAAAACTCACTCCCAACCTCAATACACATATATAAATTAATCTTACACTTATGTAATCCACAGAAGATGTTAAACTATTCACCAACCATCCACCAGCCTTGTACCAATGTCACACTGTCCCACCACAACATGGTGAAAATCAAGCTGATCCCAATGAATTCAGAGTGGCACACAGAAGGAGTATGAGAAAGATCCAACACCAGACAAACAGAAATTAGAAATATTCTCTATCCATATGAATGGAAAAATTGGTATGAGATTGATTGAAGACCAAAACCAAATTTATTGTGATGACATATCTTAAATGAGCACTTTTGAATACCAAAGAAGATGCTTTTGGAGTCAGAGCAAGGATATAATCAAGATCatatcaggaaggagttacaggagccttgggtcccacaccaccaggttcaggaacagttgttttCCTACATCGGTTTTGTAAGCAGACTTGGCTTATCTGCGGTGAGAAGGGCACCTTTCACAAACAATATGCatctagggtcggtatgatttggggttaaACCAAACAGGAAAGGTGTGCTGTTCCAATTAAAGAAACCCCCAATCCAACTGAATGCCGTGTAAATAttgcccatacacaattatctGTCGACAAGAAATATACATCGTACtccacataaaattataaagtatatttactaatttcaCTTTAGCATGAAGTTAAAGAGAAAAGAGGAAAAGGGGCCCATTGTAGCTGAactagtctaaatgtgcacacaTTAGAGATTGTATCTTCCAAAACTGGGTATTCGGGGGAGTATTTACTACTCATGCACTGGACCCATGCTCTGCTTGTAAACACCCAACACCTTTTCAAACTACCCTCGAAAACCATCTCGAGCAAGCTGCCACTCTTTCTCAGGAATATtgtccttcctccttggagccattcatctgcacaaagcacttcttgcaacGGGGACTCTCATTCCCATGGCATTCTGAGGCATCTTCCCTCTTGTCCTCTCTGCAACTCCTGCCAAAAAGATCCCGAATCAGGTTACTGtctgtcacaaatctctctctgcccCACTCTCTGGAAATTTTCCCTGATTCtatcatcctgattggctgacacaacattcccaagTTGAATAGCAGGGCTtcttatctttagccaaaacTAAAACATTCTACcaacaggacacactgcttttgtAGGAACTGCTCAAATGAAATGCCAACAGCATAGCAGCAGAAATCTTAACCGGGGCATTACATCTACAACCATCAGACTTCTGCCCTGCGTGGGTACACGCACCTCAGTACTgtactgatttcacaacctgggGACTTATTTTCAGTGACTCTACtactcacattctcagtattatttatttactattttttgTACTTGACCAGTTTGTCTCTTGCACTTTAGTTATTTGGCAGCCTCTGTTTATGTGTTAGGTGTTTAGGGTGCCAAGAAAGGGGTAGcatctctggtgaaggggcttctaATATCCATTCTGGGACagttcactcacctttggtccccaccagacacacagctctcacctgtggctccatgtagctgtttgcatgcaacagtgcCTACATCCCGGTACACTGCTcaacaggcagactattactgGTGAGAGGAGCTGGTGGCCTCACACACAGGTGGAATAGGATTCATGCCTGTCcgagcatgcaaagtcagctctggcagactgggtggatgaggtCAACATTAATATCCAACGGCTAGGAAAGTGTTGCTGTAACAATCTGTGGAAAGCGAGGGGCATGAAAAGCTGCcaaagatgtcatggtcatccactacaaTCAAGAAAGATTCAAGTTTGTGACacttgttcataccactggacctggagtTCTGAGGTTGCGAGAGTGAAaatgccccagtgcaacagcttttctaCAATTAAAATTCAGCCACACAGGTTTCCAGTTATCTCAGACACGACAAACCACCaagattgtgtgtagtttttcacaaattcttttgtattttctgtgttccactgtgaatgcctccAAGGAATAAATCTCAGGGAatcatatggtgacatatatgtactgttACATGACCACAGGTCTTGTTTGTGATGGACATCATTTTAAATGCCTGGACGAAGCAGGAGTATAACGTCAGTATAACAGAATGTGGACAGACTGCtgggacattgggggggggggggggaggagaaaatTAGAGTTAGAGAGTTAAGACTCCGGACTGCAAGCAGGAGCTCGCTACAGTAATAGGtgaagtccacatactgatggaatttggggagcactgacttgaagttcgcgtggttaaaatctccAGTGACAATAAATGGTCCATCAGGGTGTGCATTCTGCAGTTCACTAATAGCCCCATACAGTTCACAGAGTGCCTCCTTAGCATAAGCGcaggggggaatgtagacaccgactATAAATAGTGATTTAACATTAAACCCTGACTCAGTTTGTGCTCTactgctgctggtacgtaacataaagtgggggctcatctgggatttgAACCCGGACCTCTCGCACCCCAATAATAAAttggctttgaactttgaaaatctttttgatAATCTCAAATTGAATTAAGTATCCTGGactgcagagggaggtaaagagaaaaaaaaacaaaggacgtCCTGACCATAATCCTCCAAATATTGGTGGATTAGCAATCAGAATGTTCTAAATATTTCACACTTACTCAGACAGTACAAGCTGGATGATTAAACTTCCATGAGGAGTTTGCTCAAAGCAATTACTGGGGACAGAATTAGCAATCATTTGGACAGATATAGATTGATGAGAAAAGGCCAGTGTGGAGTTGAGGGGTGTGATGTCCAGCTACCTTGGTAGAGTtctactgcccccccccccaccagaataGCAGGAGATAATCAATGGAAGATTTACAATTGATATGTGTTTTGAAAAGCTTTCTCAACAGGTGACAAATTACAAGCTTGTCATCAAGActgataatatagaagaaaactaGCAAGGGTAGAAAATTTGCAAAGTAACAGGAAACAGAGAGCGATGGTGGAATGCTGCTTTTCGGACTGGAGAGAAGACGACAATGAAGTTCCCCATGAGTCAGTACCAGGGCCACTTCTCTTCCTACTCCAATTTAGATATGTATATTTGGGACAGTGTTTCCAAATCTGCAGATGAGACAAAAACTTGGGGCTGGGGTGAACTATAACGAGAACAACAGGcatcaaagatttttttttttttaaaaagctgggAGAATGGGTGATCGAAATTCAATATTGAAAAATCGTAAGTATTATATTTGAATAGAAAGAGTGAGAAGAGAACTGCAGAGCAGATCTGTGGGCCTGTCCTGGATGAACACAAGTCTTCATTGATCACAAAAGTATAAATGGGGAAACAAGGCTGAAAAATTGGAGTAATAACTtagagaggaactgagagaaggtaTGAAGGCAAAAGAGACTGTAAACCGGGATGTGAGAGTCATTTTTATATCCCAGGAGGGAGTAAAGGATATAGAATAGGTGTCAGATTTGGATTAGGAAGGTCAGTGCTGGATGAGATGAGATGTGATGGCGTGACAAAGATGGTAGCAGAATGGGGGAGGTAGTGGGACAAAAAACAAAGGATGGGGCAAATAGAGTGTAAAGTGCAAGAAATAAAGACAGAAGTtcaagtaaatttgttatcaaaatacATGAATGTCACCTTATACTACCGAGATTGACAGTAGCTTCACAGTCACTGACAGTGGCCAGCTTCCCTGCCAGACAATAAACAGTTCTGTGAGGATAACTAATGAAGGGATAGGCCACATGTGCAATAACTGCACACAAGCTGCTCCATGAGGCAGTATACATGCTTTTGGGAGATCTATTGTTTTCCAAAGGGAAAAAACTAAATTTAAAAATAGCTTCTAAAGTACGTTTAGTCTTTGGTTGATTAAGTCTGGTTGATTAATTGAATGTAACAAACAGTTTACTGCAGGAGGAAGTCCCAGAAAACCATTGCTTTGCATATAAGAAAGGTCTATTGTATCTAGACTAACAATCATAAGACAGTACTTGATGGGTAACCTTCCTTGACACATAACATGGGTTATCCAGTTATCTTTGTGTTTGAAAGCATCTACTACCCCATTCTTACAGCAATTGCCATCACAGGTAAGGTAAAGGAACTAATCAATATGAATAATTTTCTGAATGTCCTGTAAATGTTTATTTTTCGAGAAAAGAGAGAAAACTTGTGTCTATTGGATCGCTTCGTGCCGCTAACTGTTTCAAATGGGCCCTAGAGCCTAGCGTTTGCCTTCTTCAGTTAAAGCTCTCGGATTCCTGTTTGGTGTGGGTCTCATCTAAGGTTACCATCTGGAAACTTAATTGGAAAGTCCTAATGGGATCCATTCCATCGACTGGATCACTTGCAGCAACCCATGATTATTACAGGAGGCGCCTTGGTTCAGCTTCCAGTAATAGCTCCTGTGGCAGCTCTAAGCACATTGGGGAAGTCATTCCACACCATCCAGGATTACCAAAGTCTGCATCGGGCCAATGGTGGATCAGTTTTTTCTTTGGAAAAACACAGAACCATCCAGTAATGACAACTCTCACTGAGTCCTCAGAGAGTGGGAAGATAAACTGCATCCTGCCTCAAGAAATGGTGAGGAAGAGGCATGCCAGGGAGCCCAGCAAAACTTCATCTTAATGACCGACTTCCTGAAGAAAACGCTAGGAATTTTAGGTGTTCCTAACTAAATTTTAAAAGCTGCTTTAGTTTAAACTTGTAATCAAAATATAATCGAGATTTTTGTGGATTAATGACTTGTTTAACATCTTGTAATAAACTTTAGCAGcccaataaaaaaagtttattttTCTTCTCTTGCAAAATTCTTTTTTATAGAAGGGAGGCTGATAATATATGTGTCAAGCAGGTGGAGAAACGCAAGCAAAGATGTATAACAAGCATGAAGTACTTCCACCAGCTGCAGTAAGATGCCACCACCGGATGCACCTTTCCTTCCTTTCACCATCTGGAAGTACCGTTCCTCCTCTGACTCCCTGGTTCACTCATCCATCTCCACCAACAACCACTGCCTTGCTCAGCACTGTTTTATACAACCACATCACCTTACTTTGCCTCTTCCATTCCCACCATTCACGTGCCCAAGCACTACTTCTGAATGAGGCAATGACATCCTTGTATTCCTTCAAAATTGATGAATTATTTTCTTTATTCCTGGCTTAGAATCCTCTACACTTAACTAACCAAGTGTAAATTACATCACTGTTGTGTCACAGTTAGTACAGCTGCTGTCCAACAGCTTCAGTTACCCAGTTTCAACTTTGACTTCTAATGCTCATTGTCAAGAGCATGAACTTtcttctacacacacacacacactct
This sequence is a window from Hemitrygon akajei chromosome 1, sHemAka1.3, whole genome shotgun sequence. Protein-coding genes within it:
- the LOC140739728 gene encoding pancreatic progenitor cell differentiation and proliferation factor-like, with translation MGSIPSTGSLAATHDYYRRRLGSASSNSSCGSSKHIGEVIPHHPGLPKSASGQWWISFFFGKTQNHPVMTTLTESSESGKINCILPQEMVRKRHAREPSKTSS
- the LOC140729244 gene encoding probable G-protein coupled receptor 139, yielding MGYPVIFVFESIYYPILAAVGITVNLVAIIILCRGNCGLSKCITHYLVAMAMADLMVVIVEVILKRINNIYLPINVLFITPVCATILVTKIAALDCSVWFTVAFTFDRFVAICCQKLRPRYCTKRIASVVIATVCTLAFLRCVPLYLIFKPRYVINNIPYFCIAIAAYYTSPLWAAYESFDSVVTPLIPIVLILLFNALTVKHIIKSNKTRRALVSNRDNRNDPESENRKKSMILLFTLSGNFILLWTPYFIHSLKWRVRNHNYQDKYHSDPIYINQQTGFMLQLLSSCTNSCIYGLTQRKFRQELKNGVKYLVTLNGKLCK